The following coding sequences lie in one Arachis hypogaea cultivar Tifrunner chromosome 4, arahy.Tifrunner.gnm2.J5K5, whole genome shotgun sequence genomic window:
- the LOC112796409 gene encoding protein GAMETE EXPRESSED 2-like produces the protein MEILKLITINSLSFAFFFLYLFSCFKFTSSDRAELPILVFSWWDDKNTFHAGETAAIKVKVLERADMIDKKCFKPIVSVNGKEGNSSYVSTVLLSFKGKPSDDWKIYFTPIKVGVFNVFIKDDHYQVYDSSLHFQVEPGNMYPSVCVASWNGMKHEYEAGAKATITVLLKDAFGNSISNNKTTQVSYLPDFKLFALYENNGSIASMPDISNIGWNEFDYVIIEFVVIKAGKFSLYIEGGNQTLNGSPLPLKVNSGPVDVSKCVAKWNIDSHAWQLSSKMEIFIHQLDQYGNLVSGLYPFDAEVVQRDTNLSIPISDQHFEEVEAGIQLFSFGNWEPGKFLLTLYDAKHNKSISNMPYAYSVFVGYCDGIKSIVNGSGLNDSVAGIKQEFSVYLNDVYEYPSPVEVDIVEVQILKENDSYSVSPFIYPILTKNGTVSISRVQQYGFISEMNVAPSPSMDLNNNINRSESSIAMSAFHVDYTPEKSGFYDIHVYCGNVLLNKGHTLRKEVKAGEVNVSLSNVVKFSSKVAKMSENEIQVQLMDSFSNPVLAQQSRLKLETTSANKSLFQTLYIKDNKDGSYNCSYMAKDVGTYEICASFDGKNILPCPFSINVYSSEYFPKANNDIVSVWEDQSIAIDALANDYFAGDNATIVQFSKPDHGSLLQNGRMFRYTPYKYYYGNDSFWYTISDVNENLANAYVNISVLNVPPQFASVPSELQATEDLICPSFGGFSGFEIAYSNPIENISVNLSAQFGSILLFPMVMQFGQAMWNELTINSGNETASSLQLQGTVEVINYALHSIQYLGNENFYGGDIIQVSAKNKNGMNSLGVPIFIDPVNDPPYIRVPNFIVLKSNEDETLIFDKEKDKFNFSIGDPDLPNFPGGQSNFMLTFSMEVNDGLLVTNLPSNLINTTEVKHKDSYQWQPLQTYVTISKHFMVKATGIRFQGTVNDCNGVMEQLFFHGGEHGGVLTLTLNDMGNHGCYPNCAEGMSMPLYTEAMVILMRKQLMSSFVAHSLGSIIVIEFVVMFSLGVLLLYFTCKCAILLLHERRNRHKSMVASQQLKSSMPQTQHLSIL, from the exons ATGGAGATTCTCAAACTCATTACCATTAATTCACTCTcttttgctttcttcttcttataCTTATTCTCTTGTTTTAAATTTACATCTTCAG ATAGAGCGGAATTGCCCATTCTTGTGTTCAGTTGGTGGGATGATAAGAATACCTTCCATGCCGGTGAGACTGCAGCCATAAAGGTGAAAGTTCTTGAGCGTGCtgatatgattgataaaaaatGTTTCAAACCTATTGTAAGTGTTAATGGGAAAGAAGGGAACAGTTCTTATGTGTCTACTgtgttgttgagtttcaaaggtAAACCCAGTGATGATTGGAAGATCTATTTCACTCCCATAAAGGTTGGAGTGTTCAATGTATTCATCAAAGATGACCATTATCAAGTCTATGACTCATCCTTGCATTTTCAAGTTGAGCCAG GGAATATGTACCCTTCTGTGTGTGTTGCATCATGGAATGGCATGAAACATGAGTACGAAGCTGGTGCAAAAGCTACCATCACGGTACTCCTCAAAGATGCATTTGGGAACAGTATCTCTAATAACAAGACAACTCAGGTGTCTTATTTGCCTGACTTTAAGTTGTTTGCGctatatgaaaataatggttCTATTGCTAGTATGCCAGACATATCCAATATTGGATGGAACGAGTTTGATTATGTTATCATTGAGTTTGTTGTTATTAAAGCTGGAAAATTCTCACTGTACATAGAAGGAGGGAATCAAACCTTGAATGGCTCTCCATTACCATTGAAAGTGAATTCAG GACCTGTAGATGTTTCTAAATGTGTTGCCAAATGGAACATTGATTCACATGCATGGCAATTGTCTTCTAAGATGGAAATCTTCATTCATCAATTAGATCAGTATGGGAATCTAGTTTCAGGGTTGTATCCTTTCGATGCAGAAGTCGTCCAAAGAGATACAAACTTGTCAATACCAATATCAGATCAACATTTTGAAGAAGTGGAAGCTGGAATTCAATTATTTTCATTTGGAAATTGGGAACCGGGAAAGTTCCTCTTAACACTATATGATGCCAAGCATAACAAAAGCATTTCCAATATGCCATATGCTTATTCTGTTTTTGTAG GTTATTGTGATGGAATAAAAAGTATTGTTAATGGATCTGGTTTGAATGATTCAGTAGCCGGCATAAAGCAAGAATTCTCTGTTTATTTGAATGATGTTTATGAATATCCTTCTCCTGTTGAAGTAGACATAGTTGAAGTacaaattctaaaagaaaatgaCTCGTATAGTGTTTCTCCATTCATTTATCCCATCCTAACTAAAAACG GTACTGTGTCAATTTCAAGAGTGCAACAATATGGTTTTATCAGTGAGATGAATGTTGCCCCTTCCCCTTCAATGGACCTTAATAACAAT ATTAACAGGAGTGAAAGCTCTATAGCTATGAGTGCCTTCCATGTAGATTACACACCTGAGAAAAGTGGTTTTTATGATATACATGTATATTGTGGAAATGTCTTATTGAATAAGGGTCATACACTCAGAAAAGAAGTAAAAGCAG GTGAAGTTAATGTTTCCTTGTCAAATGTGGTCAAGTTTTCTTCTAAGGTGGCAAAGATGTCAGAAAATGAAATACAAGTGCAGCTTATGGATTCATTTTCAAACCCTGTTCTTGCACAACAATCAAGGTTGAAGTTGGAGACTACTTCAGCTAACAAATCTCTTTTTCAAACTTTATACATTAAGGATAACAAGGATGGTTCATACAATTGTAGCTACATGGCTAAAGATGTTGGAACTTATGAGATTTGTGCTTCCTTTGATGGCAAGAATATTCTGCCATGTCCCTTCAGTATCAATGTGTATAGCA GTGAGTATTTTCCCAAAGCCAACAATGATATAGTATCTGTTTGGGAGGATCAATCAATTGCCATTGATGCTTTAGCAAATGATTACTTTGCTGGTGATAATGCAACTATAGTTCAATTCTCAAAA cCAGACCATGGTTCACTTCTACAGAATGGAAGGATGTTTCGTTATACtccatataaatattattatggaAATGATTCATTTTGGTACACAATATCTGATGTGAATGAAAACCTTGCTAATGCTTATGTAAACATATCTGTTCTCAATGTTCCACCACAATTTGCTTCTGTTCCAAGTGAACTACAAGCAACAGAAGATTTGATATGTCCTAGTTTTGG TGGCTTCTCTGGGTTTGAGATAGCATATTCAAATCCAATAGAGAATATTTCAGTTAATTTGAGTGCACAATTTGGAAGTATACTTTTGTTTCCTATGGTGATGCAATTTGGACAAGCAATGTGGAATGAACTTACCATAAATTCAGGGAATGAAACTGCAAGCAGTTTGCAACTACAAGGCACTGTGGAAGTAATTAATTATGCTCTTCACTCAATTCAGTATCTGGG AAATGAGAACTTTTATGGTGGAGATATTATTCAGGTTTCTGCTAAGAATAAGAATGGAATGAATTCATTGGGTGTTCCCATTTTCATTGACCCTGTCAATGATCCTCCATATATTAGAGTTCCCAACTTCATTGTATTGAAGAGTAATGAAGATGAGACCCTTATTTTTGACAAAGAGAAAGATAAGTTCAACTTTTCCATTGGAGATCCTGATCTTCCTAATTTCCCTG GAGGTcaaagtaattttatgttgacTTTCTCTATGGAAGTAAATGATGGTTTATTAGTAACAAATCTTCCATCTAACTTGATCAACACAACTGAAGTGAAGCACAAGGATAGTTATCAATGGCAGCCTCTTCAGACATATGTTACAATCTCAAAGCATTTCATGGTCAAAGCTACTGGAATCAGATTTCAGGGCACAGTCAACGACTGCAATGGTGTTATGGAGCAACTGTTTTTTCAT GGTGGTGAGCATGGAGGTGTTTTGACATTGACATTGAATGACATGGGAAACCATGGATGTTATCCTAATTGTGCAGAGGGAATGTCAATGCCTTTATATACTGAGGCTATGGTTATTTTAATGAGAAAGCAACTAATGAGTTCATTTGTTGCTCACA GCTTAGGATCAATCATTGTCATTGAATTTGTTGTCATGTTCTCACTGGGAGTGCTGCTTTTATACTTCACATGCAAATGTGCAATTCTCCTTTTACATGAAAGAAGAAATCGTCACAAAAG CATGGTGGCAAGTCAACAATTGAAATCCAGCATGCCTCAAACTCAACATTTAAGCATTTTGTAG